A DNA window from Myxocyprinus asiaticus isolate MX2 ecotype Aquarium Trade chromosome 45, UBuf_Myxa_2, whole genome shotgun sequence contains the following coding sequences:
- the fbxl14b gene encoding F-box/LRR-repeat protein 14b yields the protein METHISCLFPEILAMIFSYLDVRDKGRVAQVCTAWRDASYHKSVWRGVEAKLHLRRANPSLFPSLQARGIRRVQILSLRRSLSYVIQGMPNIESLNLSGCYNLTDNGLGHAFVQEIPSLRVLNLSLCKQITDSSLGRIAQYLKNLEVLELGGCSNITNTGLLLIAWGLHRLKSLNLRSCRHVSDVGIGHLAGMTRSAAEGCLSLEYLTLQDCQKLTDLSLKHISKGLTKLKVLNLSFCGGISDAGMIHLSHMTSLWSLNLRSCDNISDTGIMHLAMGTLRLSGLDVSFCDKIGDQSLAYIAQGLYQLKSLSLCSCHISDDGINRMVRQMHELRTLNIGQCVRITDKGLELIADHLTQLTGIDLYGCTKITKRGLERITQLPCLKVLNLGLWQMTESEKVR from the coding sequence ATGGAGACGCACATCTCGTGTCTCTTCCCGGAGATTTTAGCGATGATTTTCAGCTACCTGGACGTGAGGGACAAAGGCAGGGTGGCCCAAGTGTGCACGGCGTGGAGGGACGCGTCCTACCACAAGTCTGTGTGGAGGGGGGTGGAAGCCAAGCTGCATCTGAGGAGGGCGAACCCATCCCTGTTCCCCAGCCTGCAGGCGCGGGGCATCAGGCGGGTGCAGATCCTCAGCCTACGGCGCAGCCTCAGCTACGTAATCCAGGGAATGCCCAACATCGAGAGCTTGAATCTGAGCGGCTGCTATAACTTAACGGATAACGGCCTGGGGCACGCGTTCGTGCAGGAGATCCCTTCCCTGAGGGTGCTCAATCTGAGCCTCTGCAAACAGATCACGGATTCCAGTTTGGGCAGAATAGCCCAGTATCTGAAAAACTTGGAAGTGCTGGAACTGGGCGGCTGCAGCAACATCACCAATACTGGTTTGCTACTCATTGCATGGGGTTTGCACAGGCTCAAGAGCCTTAATCTAAGGAGCTGCCGGCATGTGTCGGACGTGGGGATCGGACATTTGGCTGGCATGACCCGGAGCGCGGCGGAGGGCTGCCTCAGTCTGGAATACCTGACCCTGCAGGACTGTCAGAAGTTGACGGACCTGTCCCTCAAGCACATCTCTAAAGGCCTGACAAAGCTCAAAGTGCTCAACCTGAGTTTCTGCGGGGGCATCTCGGACGCCGGCATGATTCACCTCTCGCACATGACGAGTCTGTGGAGCCTTAATCTGCGCTCGTGCGACAACATCAGCGACACGGGCATCATGCACCTCGCCATGGGGACCCTGAGACTCTCCGGGCTCGACGTGTCTTTTTGCGATAAAATCGGCGACCAGAGCCTGGCGTACATCGCGCAGGGTCTGTACCAGCTCAAGTCGCTGTCGCTGTGCTCGTGCCACATCAGCGACGACGGCATCAACAGGATGGTGCGCCAGATGCACGAGCTGAGGACGCTGAACATCGGCCAGTGCGTGCGGATTACAGACAAAGGACTGGAGCTCATCGCCGACCACTTGACTCAACTGACCGGCATTGATCTGTATGGATGTACGAAAATCACTAAGAGGGGACTGGAGAGGATCACGCAGCTCCCCTGCCTTAAAGTTTTGAACCTGGGCCTTTGGCAGATGACTGAAAGTGAAAAAGTGAGGTGA